A region of the Firmicutes bacterium HGW-Firmicutes-1 genome:
TATTACTTGATGAAAAATAAGGTTTCTAGTAAAATAAAAAGTACTAAGATATGATGATAAGGAGAAAATTCCTATGAAAAGAGCAAAACGAAATCTTATTATTATAAATATATTTCTGTTATCAATTCTAATTGTGGGTTGTTCAAAGGGGAATAGCGATATTTCAGCAATTCAGGTATCAGATTCTTTTAAAATAGGTGTGCTAATTTATCGATTTGATGATCAATTTATTTCTTCTGTAATTGATGTAATTGAAGAAGAAGCAGAAAAATTGAATGAAATAAGTCCTAAGAAACTTGAAGTTACCATTTTTGACGGTAAAAATCAACAAGATATACAAACAGATCAGATGAAACAGCTCATTAAGGACGATTTCGATGCACTTGCAATAAATCTAGTTGATAGAAGCAAAGCATCTGTCATTATTAACTTAGCTAAAGAAGCAGATATACCAGTTATTTTTTTTAATCGAGAACCTGTACAGGTTGACATGGCAAGATGGGATAAAATTTATTACGTGGGTACAAAAGGAGAAGAATCTGGATTGATTCAGGGAGAGATAGCAGGTGAATATTGGCTAGCACATCCAGAAGCTGATAAAAATGGGGATGGCATTATGCAATTTGTTCTGATTGAAGGACAGCCAGGACATCAAGACGTGATTCCTCGTTCTAGATATAGTGTGCAAGCACTTCAAGACATGAACATACAAGTAGAAGAACTTGTGAGGGATACAGCGAATTGGCAAAGATTAGAGGCGCAAGATTTAATGAATAACTGGTTAGATTATTTTGGTGATGATATTGAGATGGTTTTATCCAACAATGATTCAATGGCGTTAGGTGCTATTGATGCCATGCGCGATCATGGTACTGAAATATTGCCGGTAGTTGGAATTGATGGAATAGATTTGGCGAGAGAAGCTTTGTATAAAGGTGAAATTATTGGAACAGTATTCAATGATAATTTAGGGCAAGGTAAAATGGTTATGGAT
Encoded here:
- a CDS encoding methyl-galactoside ABC transporter substrate-binding protein (wtih MglAC is involved in the transport of beta-methylgalactoside), with protein sequence MKRAKRNLIIINIFLLSILIVGCSKGNSDISAIQVSDSFKIGVLIYRFDDQFISSVIDVIEEEAEKLNEISPKKLEVTIFDGKNQQDIQTDQMKQLIKDDFDALAINLVDRSKASVIINLAKEADIPVIFFNREPVQVDMARWDKIYYVGTKGEESGLIQGEIAGEYWLAHPEADKNGDGIMQFVLIEGQPGHQDVIPRSRYSVQALQDMNIQVEELVRDTANWQRLEAQDLMNNWLDYFGDDIEMVLSNNDSMALGAIDAMRDHGTEILPVVGIDGIDLAREALYKGEIIGTVFNDNLGQGKMVMDMAYYLAQDLDPTLFIDHIEDGTYYWVNYQKIID